One Bradyrhizobium manausense DNA segment encodes these proteins:
- the mdoH gene encoding glucans biosynthesis glucosyltransferase MdoH, with the protein MMIFARRVAFAILCLGTMAWTLWLAVLALMPGGFGLLDAAALGLFAIILPWMVVGFWNAVIGFVILRFSSDPVAAVLPIAGAVRGDEPVVAATAILMCVRNEQPARIIRNIEPVLEGLHASGFGARFHLYILSDTDDSETAVLEEHRFSELVTAWRGRMAITYRRRASNTGFKAGNIREFCEQWGARHELAVTLDADSYMPSDAILRLVRIMQLDARIGILQGLIVGLPSTSLFARVFQFGMRLGMRSYTIGSAWWQSDCGPYWGHNAVLRLEPFIRHCHLPPLTTASGEEVHILSHDQIEAVMMRAAGYHVRVLPREDLGWEENPPTLLEFMQRDLRWCQGNMQYWRFLLRPGLNLVSRYQLALAILMFIGSPAWIGLLALTTGMLVLCDTPANIVRPDAGEALLVWLLVMWFSPKIARALDVLFSSRERQAFGGASRFILNFAIETVFSILLSPILWISHTIFLAGQLLNREIRWSGQIRDDHVVPWKLAWLRLWPQTLVGCLSLGLVLMTQSWAFPYMLLLAAGPAVAVPLAVLTAQPVLGELSARLGIARLPEETATPEDLLDLALPAIESANRQPLATSS; encoded by the coding sequence ATGATGATTTTTGCGAGGCGAGTTGCGTTCGCCATCCTGTGTTTGGGCACGATGGCATGGACGCTTTGGTTGGCCGTGCTTGCATTGATGCCGGGCGGATTTGGACTGCTTGACGCGGCGGCTCTCGGCCTGTTCGCGATCATTCTGCCCTGGATGGTGGTCGGATTTTGGAATGCAGTCATCGGGTTCGTCATTCTGCGATTCTCCAGCGATCCGGTCGCAGCGGTTCTGCCGATCGCCGGAGCTGTACGAGGCGACGAGCCTGTCGTGGCGGCGACCGCCATCCTCATGTGCGTACGCAACGAGCAGCCTGCTCGCATCATCAGAAATATCGAGCCGGTGCTGGAAGGGCTCCATGCGTCCGGCTTTGGCGCTCGCTTTCATCTCTACATCCTCAGCGATACCGATGATTCCGAGACGGCAGTTCTGGAAGAGCACCGCTTTTCGGAATTGGTGACCGCCTGGCGCGGCCGGATGGCGATCACTTATCGCCGGCGCGCGTCGAATACCGGCTTCAAGGCCGGAAATATCCGGGAGTTTTGCGAGCAGTGGGGAGCGCGCCACGAATTGGCAGTCACGCTCGATGCGGACAGCTACATGCCGTCCGATGCAATTCTTCGGCTCGTTCGCATCATGCAGCTCGATGCCAGAATCGGAATCCTCCAGGGCCTGATTGTCGGCCTGCCGTCGACGAGCCTGTTTGCACGTGTCTTCCAGTTCGGAATGCGGCTTGGAATGCGTTCCTACACGATTGGAAGTGCCTGGTGGCAGTCCGACTGCGGCCCCTATTGGGGACACAATGCAGTGTTGCGGCTCGAGCCGTTTATCAGACATTGCCACCTTCCGCCGCTAACGACGGCAAGCGGGGAGGAGGTCCACATTCTCAGCCACGATCAGATCGAGGCTGTCATGATGCGTGCTGCCGGCTACCATGTGAGAGTGCTTCCGCGAGAAGACCTTGGTTGGGAAGAGAACCCGCCAACCCTGCTGGAATTCATGCAGCGCGACCTGCGTTGGTGCCAGGGAAACATGCAATACTGGCGCTTTCTGCTGCGTCCCGGACTCAATCTCGTCAGTCGATATCAACTGGCCTTGGCCATTCTGATGTTCATCGGCTCGCCGGCCTGGATCGGGTTGCTTGCACTGACGACCGGCATGCTCGTGCTATGCGATACCCCCGCGAACATTGTTCGACCGGACGCGGGAGAGGCATTGCTGGTCTGGTTGCTCGTGATGTGGTTCTCGCCCAAGATCGCACGTGCCCTCGATGTGCTGTTTTCATCACGCGAGCGTCAGGCGTTCGGGGGCGCAAGCCGGTTCATTCTGAATTTCGCGATCGAGACTGTTTTCTCGATTCTCCTGTCCCCCATTCTCTGGATCAGCCATACGATCTTTCTGGCAGGTCAACTGTTGAACCGCGAAATCCGGTGGTCGGGCCAGATTCGTGACGATCACGTCGTGCCGTGGAAGCTGGCTTGGCTCCGGCTGTGGCCGCAGACTCTGGTAGGCTGCCTCTCGCTAGGGCTCGTATTGATGACTCAGTCGTGGGCATTCCCTTACATGCTCCTGCTTGCTGCCGGTCCGGCTGTGGCGGTGCCGCTTGCTGTCCTCACGGCGCAGCCTGTTTTGGGAGAACTGTCTGCCCGCTTGGGCATCGCTCGCCTTCCGGAAGAAACGGCGACGCCGGAAGATCTGCTGGATCTGGCACTGCCGGCGATCGAGTCGGCAAACCGACAGCCGTTGGCGACATCGAGCTAG
- a CDS encoding c-type cytochrome: MRFFLAAIGALAIIVGLGCAAFFFGGFYSVAGTSDDPAAVTWALTRVRAASIERHANDKPPASFGDDAMVRKGAMTYASYGCANCHGAPGVKWLKYSEGLHPDPPDLKDVAGELSPAELFWVVKNGINMTGMPSFAQAGASDDEIWSIVAFVKKLPGTSEADYKSWSSGAQLKQ; this comes from the coding sequence ATGCGCTTCTTCCTCGCGGCGATTGGGGCACTCGCAATCATTGTTGGCTTAGGGTGTGCGGCCTTTTTCTTCGGCGGCTTCTACTCTGTGGCGGGCACGAGCGACGACCCCGCTGCCGTGACGTGGGCATTGACGCGCGTGAGAGCGGCGTCCATCGAGCGTCACGCCAACGACAAGCCCCCCGCCTCGTTCGGCGATGACGCAATGGTTCGCAAAGGCGCAATGACTTATGCGTCCTACGGATGCGCAAATTGCCACGGCGCGCCGGGCGTCAAATGGCTCAAATACTCGGAAGGACTTCACCCGGATCCACCGGACCTCAAGGACGTCGCCGGCGAATTGTCGCCAGCCGAGTTGTTCTGGGTGGTCAAGAACGGCATCAACATGACGGGAATGCCGAGCTTCGCTCAAGCTGGCGCGTCCGACGACGAGATCTGGTCGATTGTGGCGTTCGTCAAGAAACTCCCGGGGACTTCGGAGGCCGATTACAAGAGCTGGAGCAGCGGGGCGCAGCTGAAGCAATAG
- a CDS encoding 6-pyruvoyl trahydropterin synthase family protein: MFTVEVRDHIMIAHSFHGEVFGPAQRLHGATFVVDAAFMSEALDANGIVIDIGRAHDALKAVLTPLNYRNLDEVPEFRGINTTTEFLSKHIHDALAKPARDGALGRPGRELKGLRITISESHVARAQYEAPLW; this comes from the coding sequence GTGTTTACAGTTGAAGTCCGCGATCACATCATGATCGCCCATTCCTTCCACGGTGAGGTCTTTGGGCCCGCGCAGCGGTTGCATGGCGCAACGTTCGTGGTCGATGCGGCGTTCATGTCCGAGGCACTCGATGCCAATGGCATCGTGATCGATATCGGTCGGGCACATGATGCGTTGAAGGCGGTGCTTACTCCGCTCAACTACCGGAATCTCGACGAGGTACCGGAGTTCAGAGGGATAAACACAACGACAGAATTCTTGTCCAAGCATATCCATGACGCGCTCGCAAAGCCGGCTCGCGATGGCGCGCTTGGTCGTCCGGGCCGCGAGCTGAAAGGACTTCGTATCACGATCTCGGAGTCGCACGTCGCACGCGCGCAATACGAGGCTCCCTTGTGGTGA
- a CDS encoding glycosyltransferase family 4 protein, with amino-acid sequence MRRVVLAAPGSLDTPTGGFAYDRRIISELRELGWSAEYLDLGAGFPFADGAARDRAESRLLEVPAGVPLVLDGLALGVLPDVAARLAKRNPLLGLVHHPLALEWGLSSEQISSLRQSERAALAHMREVVVTSTTTSQLVLSDYGVPSARVTVINPGNDPVSRARGSQSDALHLLSVGAVVPRKGFGMLTAAFGTLTDLPWRLTIVGDLTRDSVETAHVRSCIDSLGLSDRIAMVGAVQPERLEELYHTADVFVLASRFEGYGMAYAEALSRGLPIVGTTAGAISRTVPDGAGLLVTADDKIALAGALRAVMTDPELRDRMSSTAWAAAKTLPSWRSSGAAFARVLERFA; translated from the coding sequence GTGAGACGTGTCGTCCTTGCCGCCCCAGGCAGCCTCGATACGCCCACGGGCGGCTTCGCGTATGACCGTCGGATCATCTCCGAACTTCGCGAACTCGGCTGGAGCGCCGAATACCTGGATCTGGGGGCGGGATTTCCCTTCGCCGACGGTGCGGCCCGCGACCGGGCGGAGTCTCGGTTGCTCGAGGTGCCTGCCGGTGTCCCTCTTGTGCTCGACGGACTCGCTCTCGGTGTCTTGCCTGACGTCGCAGCAAGACTGGCCAAGCGAAATCCCCTGCTCGGGCTGGTGCATCATCCCCTCGCGCTGGAATGGGGTCTGTCCAGCGAACAGATAAGCTCACTTCGCCAGAGCGAGCGGGCGGCGCTCGCTCACATGCGTGAAGTCGTCGTGACCAGCACGACGACTTCACAGCTCGTCTTATCCGACTATGGCGTTCCGTCGGCGAGAGTCACGGTGATCAACCCGGGCAACGATCCCGTGTCGCGGGCGCGCGGGAGTCAAAGCGACGCCCTTCATTTGCTGTCCGTCGGAGCGGTTGTGCCCCGCAAAGGCTTCGGCATGCTGACTGCCGCCTTCGGCACGCTGACGGACCTTCCGTGGCGGCTCACGATCGTCGGCGACCTGACCAGGGACTCAGTCGAGACCGCTCATGTGCGCAGCTGTATCGACAGCCTCGGATTGAGCGATCGAATAGCGATGGTCGGTGCCGTACAGCCCGAACGACTTGAAGAGTTGTATCATACGGCCGATGTATTCGTGCTTGCGTCCCGGTTCGAAGGATATGGCATGGCTTATGCGGAGGCATTGTCGCGAGGGCTTCCCATTGTCGGGACGACTGCGGGAGCGATATCGCGGACAGTTCCCGACGGCGCGGGCTTGCTTGTGACAGCCGACGACAAAATCGCCCTGGCCGGTGCACTAAGAGCCGTCATGACCGATCCGGAACTACGAGACCGGATGTCGTCGACTGCATGGGCCGCGGCGAAGACGCTACCGTCCTGGCGCAGCTCCGGTGCCGCCTTCGCACGCGTACTCGAACGCTTCGCATGA
- a CDS encoding alpha-N-arabinofuranosidase, whose amino-acid sequence MAKATIVLDPAFVIGTTDPRLFGSFVEHLGRCVYGGIFEPGHPTADAEGFRQDVMELVRELGVTVVRYPGGNFVSGYNWEDGVGPTDQRPRRRELAWFSTETNAFGTNEFMRWCAKARLEPMMAVNLGTRGADEARELLEYCNVEGGTALSDLRHRHGHPSPHAVKLWCLGNEMDAPWQIGAKTAVEYGTLARESAKLMRWLQPDIELVACGSSSRSMATFAEWERVVLEETFDVVEYISLHGYFSKYGDRSRDFMAEADMVGRYIDEIVAVADGVAARRRSSKRIMLSFDEWNVWYRTRDRATRTKPGWPEAPAILEELFTMEDALVFGAALLTLINRCDRVKAACVAQLVNVIGLIMTETGGRAWRQTIFYPFKHASDWARGSVLDLRVTCGTFASGNGEQFPDIVSAAVLAEDGKSLSLFCVNRNFDQPVDLTLDLRGIKLGELLESHVMTSENLDAANTADDPERIKPAPGSDAVVRDGAWQLTVLPASWSVFRFTLFPADAES is encoded by the coding sequence ATGGCCAAAGCTACCATTGTCCTCGATCCCGCCTTTGTCATCGGCACGACGGACCCTCGTCTGTTCGGCAGTTTCGTCGAGCATCTCGGACGATGCGTCTATGGCGGCATATTCGAGCCGGGACATCCGACCGCCGACGCTGAAGGGTTCCGACAGGACGTCATGGAGCTGGTACGCGAACTTGGGGTCACTGTCGTCAGGTATCCCGGCGGGAATTTTGTATCAGGCTATAATTGGGAGGATGGCGTTGGGCCGACCGATCAGCGACCACGGCGGCGCGAACTGGCCTGGTTCAGCACCGAAACCAATGCGTTCGGGACAAACGAGTTCATGCGCTGGTGCGCCAAGGCCAGACTCGAACCGATGATGGCCGTAAATCTCGGCACAAGGGGCGCTGACGAAGCGAGAGAGCTGCTTGAATATTGCAACGTGGAAGGCGGCACTGCGCTGAGTGACCTGCGACATCGGCACGGCCATCCATCCCCTCACGCCGTCAAGCTTTGGTGCCTGGGCAACGAAATGGACGCCCCATGGCAGATCGGCGCCAAGACCGCCGTCGAATACGGCACACTGGCGCGCGAGTCCGCCAAGCTCATGCGCTGGCTTCAACCCGATATCGAGTTGGTGGCATGTGGCTCATCCAGCCGCAGCATGGCGACCTTCGCCGAATGGGAACGCGTCGTTCTGGAAGAGACTTTCGACGTGGTCGAGTACATTTCGCTCCACGGCTATTTTTCGAAGTACGGTGACAGGTCGCGAGATTTCATGGCCGAAGCCGATATGGTCGGGCGCTATATCGACGAGATCGTCGCTGTCGCAGATGGGGTCGCAGCCCGACGGCGATCGTCCAAGCGGATCATGCTGTCCTTCGATGAATGGAATGTCTGGTATCGCACCCGCGATCGCGCAACCCGCACCAAACCCGGCTGGCCCGAGGCACCGGCCATTCTCGAAGAGCTGTTCACCATGGAGGACGCTCTCGTCTTCGGCGCCGCCCTTCTGACGCTCATCAACCGCTGCGACCGGGTCAAGGCTGCATGCGTGGCCCAACTCGTCAACGTCATAGGGCTGATCATGACCGAGACGGGAGGGCGCGCCTGGCGGCAAACGATCTTCTACCCGTTCAAGCACGCATCGGATTGGGCCCGGGGATCAGTTCTCGACCTGCGCGTGACCTGCGGCACCTTCGCGTCCGGCAACGGCGAGCAATTTCCCGACATCGTCAGCGCTGCCGTTCTCGCCGAGGATGGAAAGAGCCTGTCACTCTTTTGCGTCAACCGGAACTTCGATCAACCGGTCGATCTGACGCTGGACCTGCGCGGAATCAAGCTTGGCGAATTGCTCGAAAGTCACGTCATGACGTCGGAGAATCTGGATGCGGCCAATACCGCAGACGATCCAGAACGGATAAAGCCCGCACCAGGCTCCGATGCAGTCGTCCGCGATGGAGCATGGCAACTGACGGTCCTGCCGGCATCCTGGAGCGTTTTCCGCTTCACGTTGTTTCCCGCAGATGCAGAAAGCTAG
- a CDS encoding FkbM family methyltransferase yields the protein MDRLYGNFVRPGDLVFDVGAHVGDRVASFCRLGARVVAVEPQQPMLKTLRLLYGRRLSVAIEPVAVGAAASKSRMLINPENPTVSTLSPAFVAAAQGAPGWEAQSWSENAIVEITTLDALVAKHGGPAFIKIDVEGLEAEALAGLSSAVPALSFEFTTIQRDVALLCIERCAAMGFTRFNAALGESQELVGDWRTANEITHWLNQLPQSANSGDIYAVLH from the coding sequence ATGGATCGCCTGTATGGCAACTTCGTTCGACCTGGCGATCTGGTCTTCGATGTCGGCGCCCATGTCGGCGACCGCGTGGCCTCGTTTTGCCGTCTGGGTGCCCGCGTCGTGGCGGTCGAGCCGCAACAACCCATGCTGAAAACGCTGCGATTGCTGTATGGCCGCCGGCTATCGGTGGCTATCGAGCCAGTGGCCGTGGGGGCAGCCGCGAGCAAGAGCCGGATGCTCATCAATCCAGAGAACCCCACGGTGTCGACGTTATCTCCCGCGTTCGTTGCTGCCGCGCAGGGAGCACCCGGCTGGGAAGCCCAGTCCTGGAGTGAGAATGCCATCGTCGAGATCACCACGTTGGATGCACTCGTGGCGAAGCACGGCGGTCCCGCGTTCATCAAGATCGATGTGGAGGGCCTCGAGGCCGAAGCACTGGCCGGGCTGTCCAGCGCGGTGCCAGCGCTCTCATTCGAGTTCACCACAATTCAGCGGGATGTCGCCCTTCTGTGCATCGAACGATGCGCTGCAATGGGCTTTACGCGCTTCAACGCAGCGCTTGGCGAAAGCCAGGAACTTGTCGGCGATTGGAGGACTGCCAACGAGATCACCCATTGGCTCAACCAGCTACCGCAGTCCGCCAATTCCGGAGACATTTACGCCGTCCTGCACTGA
- a CDS encoding sulfatase-like hydrolase/transferase: MAGEPALQAGQGASAAASKRGTSLAALKERADFWLAALLHLAALALSIATEVNPLGLFVCLLTWIVLNSVWLTVVRRPIVAALVSLEMFVVLILLSKFKFDKLWMTLDFIDVLIVDRDTTTFLLATFPALRWWIVLGAAATAIAIVVAWRLDRARVGLLASLLGLAVSATGLVVTGILCPTGLDEDFEGKSYVSKFARTGIEAVQELSSQGFIQAANAVEGGDAPVSTPCRPSRKLPHILLVHDESSFEITSAPGIKVPAGYDRHFKSFDGKARKLLVEGVGGPSWFAEFNVLTGLSVRSFGRFATSVTRIASGHVFRGLAHTLRDCGYQTFSLYPFYGSFLGSRAFQTSVGIDHYLDMRDLGTTNFEADSFYFQKAIDLIDREGGARPLFLYVYTVANHFPWNERLRRELTPDWRDLGNAPEVDEYIRRQGMSASDYQEFLAKLKRSFPTEQFLIVRYGDHQPQFGARLLDPGLSKDEIARRARQLDPRYLTTYYAIDALNFTPRDISSALDTVDAPYLPLIILEAAGVPLDATFSMQRQILQDCGGLFYRCQQSIPSRRLNRQLMDLGLIKGF; this comes from the coding sequence ATGGCTGGGGAACCGGCTCTTCAGGCCGGACAAGGCGCTTCGGCTGCTGCTTCGAAGCGGGGCACGTCATTGGCCGCGCTCAAGGAACGCGCCGACTTCTGGCTCGCAGCGCTGTTGCACCTGGCGGCGCTCGCTTTGTCGATCGCCACCGAGGTCAATCCGCTCGGCCTTTTTGTTTGTCTGCTCACCTGGATCGTCCTGAATAGCGTCTGGTTGACCGTTGTCCGGCGGCCGATAGTAGCAGCGCTTGTATCTCTCGAGATGTTTGTTGTTCTCATCCTGCTGTCGAAGTTCAAGTTCGACAAGCTGTGGATGACGCTCGATTTCATCGATGTGTTGATCGTGGACCGCGACACGACGACATTCCTGTTGGCGACCTTTCCGGCCCTGCGCTGGTGGATCGTGCTGGGTGCAGCAGCTACGGCGATCGCCATAGTGGTCGCGTGGCGATTGGATCGGGCGCGTGTCGGCCTTCTCGCGAGTCTCCTGGGGCTCGCCGTATCCGCAACTGGGCTGGTGGTTACTGGCATTCTCTGTCCAACCGGGCTTGACGAGGACTTTGAGGGCAAGAGCTATGTCTCAAAGTTCGCACGCACCGGCATCGAGGCAGTGCAGGAACTCTCCTCGCAAGGATTCATCCAGGCGGCAAACGCCGTCGAGGGGGGCGATGCTCCTGTGAGCACGCCCTGTCGTCCATCCCGCAAGCTTCCCCATATCCTTCTGGTGCATGACGAATCCAGCTTCGAGATCACGTCCGCTCCCGGAATCAAGGTGCCCGCAGGTTACGATCGGCATTTCAAGTCGTTCGACGGAAAGGCGCGCAAACTTCTGGTGGAGGGCGTCGGTGGCCCCAGTTGGTTTGCCGAATTCAACGTGCTGACGGGTCTCTCGGTCCGGTCGTTCGGTCGATTTGCGACTTCGGTCACGCGAATTGCTTCGGGTCACGTCTTTCGTGGACTTGCGCACACCTTGCGGGATTGCGGCTATCAGACCTTCAGCCTGTACCCGTTCTACGGCTCCTTCCTTGGATCTCGCGCCTTTCAAACAAGCGTCGGTATCGATCATTACCTTGACATGCGAGACCTGGGCACAACCAACTTTGAAGCTGACAGCTTCTACTTCCAAAAGGCCATCGACCTGATCGATCGCGAAGGAGGGGCTCGACCACTCTTTCTGTATGTCTATACGGTCGCCAACCATTTTCCATGGAATGAGCGGCTACGCCGTGAGCTGACACCGGATTGGCGCGATTTGGGAAATGCGCCGGAGGTCGACGAATACATTCGACGACAGGGCATGTCAGCGAGCGACTATCAGGAATTCCTGGCGAAGCTGAAGAGATCGTTCCCGACTGAGCAATTCCTCATCGTCCGATATGGAGATCATCAGCCGCAGTTCGGGGCGCGCCTGCTGGACCCTGGTCTTTCCAAAGACGAAATCGCACGGCGAGCGCGCCAATTGGATCCCCGTTACCTGACGACGTACTACGCGATCGATGCGTTGAACTTTACGCCGCGTGACATCTCATCCGCGCTGGATACGGTGGATGCGCCGTATCTGCCTCTGATTATCCTTGAAGCCGCGGGAGTTCCGCTGGACGCGACCTTCTCGATGCAAAGGCAAATATTGCAGGACTGCGGAGGCCTCTTTTATCGGTGTCAGCAAAGCATCCCGTCTCGTCGGCTAAATCGGCAATTGATGGATCTCGGTCTGATCAAAGGCTTCTAG
- a CDS encoding class I SAM-dependent methyltransferase — protein sequence MSGFSIEWLSLREPHDVRARNPIVLDAVSARFRSHPSLGIVDLACGTGATLRALAGRLPAQQRWDLVDNDPLLLATAGSGSSPGRIDLNPIELDLTTGFEGVLNGRIDLVTTSALLDLVSDEWLARLVHCTRANALPVYAALSYDGRITLSPSHPLDAAVVSAVNAHQQTDKGFGPALGPSGAAVAISRFEEIGYSVTSGISDWAIGPGDQNMQAELLDGWAAAASEIRALSRADLDHWLNDRKNALSDGISTMRVGHVDFFASPITKR from the coding sequence ATGAGCGGCTTTTCAATAGAGTGGCTGAGCCTGCGAGAGCCGCACGACGTGCGAGCGAGAAACCCGATCGTACTCGATGCCGTGTCCGCGAGGTTCCGTTCGCATCCTTCTCTCGGGATCGTTGATCTTGCTTGCGGCACGGGGGCGACATTGCGCGCGCTCGCGGGGCGCTTGCCGGCACAGCAACGTTGGGACCTGGTGGACAATGACCCGCTTCTGCTGGCGACTGCCGGGAGCGGATCGTCACCTGGGCGCATCGACCTGAATCCGATCGAACTGGATCTCACCACAGGATTCGAGGGAGTGCTAAACGGCAGGATCGATCTCGTCACGACCTCGGCTCTGCTCGACCTCGTATCCGATGAGTGGCTGGCCCGGCTGGTCCATTGCACAAGAGCGAACGCATTGCCGGTTTACGCGGCGCTGAGCTATGACGGGCGCATCACGCTATCGCCATCCCATCCACTCGATGCGGCGGTCGTCTCGGCCGTCAACGCACACCAGCAGACCGACAAGGGATTCGGGCCCGCACTGGGCCCGTCGGGTGCTGCGGTCGCGATCTCAAGGTTTGAAGAAATCGGGTACTCGGTAACCTCAGGCATTTCGGACTGGGCAATCGGGCCCGGCGATCAGAACATGCAGGCCGAATTGCTCGACGGCTGGGCCGCGGCCGCAAGTGAAATTCGGGCGCTATCACGCGCCGACCTGGACCACTGGCTCAATGATCGAAAGAACGCCCTAAGCGACGGCATCTCAACGATGCGGGTCGGTCACGTTGACTTCTTCGCCTCGCCGATCACAAAGCGCTGA
- a CDS encoding zinc-dependent alcohol dehydrogenase, which translates to MAVDPSVDVASALWYCESGRIELRQEPIAAPEADEVRVRTLYSAVSRGTESLVFGGRIPASEFERMRAPFMTGRFPFPVKYGYSAVGQVEHAEGRLQGKNVFALFPHQTLFNVRSTAVLVLPEDVPPKRAVLTANMETALNGVWDAAPGPADRIAVVGAGVVGSLVAYLCGRIPGTDVTLVDINPDREELATKLGVHFREPGSAPRDCDLVVHASGSPDGLRTALELAGDEATVLEMSWYGDTPVTTLLGGPFHSRRLRLVSSQVGQVAASHRPRWTYGRRLAAAAALLVDPRLDELLAPPIPFKDLPKLLPEVLAARSGVLCQPIAYQ; encoded by the coding sequence ATGGCTGTTGACCCATCCGTCGATGTTGCATCCGCTCTCTGGTACTGCGAATCCGGACGGATCGAGCTTCGCCAGGAGCCAATAGCCGCGCCGGAAGCCGACGAGGTTCGGGTCAGGACGCTCTATAGCGCCGTCAGCCGTGGGACAGAGTCGCTTGTATTTGGAGGACGGATTCCTGCGTCCGAATTCGAAAGAATGCGGGCTCCGTTCATGACGGGCCGGTTTCCTTTTCCAGTCAAGTATGGCTATTCCGCCGTCGGGCAAGTCGAGCACGCCGAAGGACGTTTGCAAGGCAAGAACGTCTTTGCGCTCTTCCCTCATCAGACCCTCTTCAACGTGCGGTCGACGGCAGTTCTTGTGCTGCCCGAGGATGTGCCGCCGAAACGTGCGGTGCTGACTGCCAATATGGAGACCGCTCTCAACGGAGTTTGGGATGCGGCACCAGGCCCCGCCGACCGCATCGCGGTCGTCGGGGCCGGTGTCGTGGGATCATTGGTTGCCTACCTCTGCGGCCGGATTCCCGGCACGGATGTTACGCTGGTCGATATAAATCCGGATCGCGAGGAATTGGCCACAAAGCTCGGGGTTCACTTCAGAGAGCCTGGAAGCGCTCCCCGCGATTGCGACCTCGTCGTTCACGCGAGCGGCTCTCCTGACGGTCTACGCACAGCGCTCGAATTGGCTGGAGATGAGGCGACGGTACTTGAGATGAGCTGGTATGGCGACACTCCGGTCACAACCCTGCTGGGAGGGCCGTTTCACAGCCGCCGGCTTCGATTGGTGTCCAGTCAGGTGGGCCAAGTGGCAGCGTCCCACCGTCCGCGTTGGACTTATGGGCGCCGCCTGGCAGCGGCCGCCGCATTGTTGGTCGATCCGCGCCTCGATGAATTGCTTGCCCCGCCGATTCCCTTCAAGGATCTGCCGAAATTGCTGCCTGAGGTCCTGGCCGCTCGAAGCGGGGTACTTTGTCAGCCCATCGCCTATCAATGA